One segment of Mugil cephalus isolate CIBA_MC_2020 chromosome 14, CIBA_Mcephalus_1.1, whole genome shotgun sequence DNA contains the following:
- the lipea gene encoding lipase, hormone-sensitive a, protein MRLASDMDYKLVFAALETVCEDNLSVLCGTSEPPYGAITKRLVTCIKKIQEHGRALEPVVAGLTSVYHHYDFDAHTPGNGYRTLVKVLQSCLLHIIHKGRYIASNYNGAFFRADHNACEMEAYCNALCQLRALLHLAQRLINDADYGQLYALHDEELSHRLVQEYSSMHKACFYGRCLGFQFSPTLRPFLQTVVISMVSYGEAYGKQQSGLGMAALSLLTSGKYVIDPELRGTEFERITQNLDMQFWKSFWNLTESGLITGFNRIASNPVKVNFTLTLPPVSLRLPLASDPNLSVAVSPPIAHWGPGPVHVRLISYELREGQDSEELLSFSRTDPPPISMSQLPWVQKQPLSPSLLIHFHGGGFVAQTSRSHENYLRSWSKELNVPVLSVDYSLSPEAPFPRALEECFYAYCWALNNCHLLGSTAERICLAGDSAGGNLCITVSMKAMSTGIRVPDGIMAAYPATLLTTDASPSRLLTLIDPLLPLGVLAKCINAYAGEDCQTVQTAAGSGSLSSLGRDTAMLLSDLTQGASNWIQSFLDPMRTSGGTRSLSERRGDSGGGTSGPVSSPDSGSETIAPYPEGFEPLRSECLAFIRPTTCPVIRNPFVSPLLSPNNLLRGLPPVHIVASALDALLDDSVMFAKKLRSIGQPVSLTVVEDLPHGFLSLSQLAKETDVAADICVARMREVFRQESPTHTPHKRPKLEETYQSVNPSG, encoded by the exons atgcgGCTCG ccTCCGATATGGATTACAAGCTTGTGTTTGCAGCGCTGGAGACGGTGTGCGAAGACAACCTTTCTGTTTTGTGTGGGACGTCCGAGCCGCCGTACGGCGCCATCACCAAGCGCCTGGTCACGTGCATAAAGAAGATTCAGGAGCACGGCCGAGCCCTGGAGCCTGTCGTCGCCGGCCTCACCTCCGTCTATCACCACTACGACTTCGACGCACACACGCCTGGGAATGGCTACCGCACCCTGGTTAAG GTCTTGCAGTCGTGCCTTTTGCACATCATCCACAAAGGCCGTTACATCGCCTCCAACTACAACGGTGCCTTCTTCCGGGCCGACCACAACGCCTGCGAGATGGAGGCGTACTGCAACGCCCTGTGCCAGCTGCGCGCGCTGCTCCACCTCGCCCAGCGGCTCATCAACGACGCCGACTACGGCCAGCTGTACGCGCTGCACGACGAGGAGCTCAGCCACAGGCTGGTGCAGGAGTACAGCTCCATGCACAAGGCCTGTTTCTACGGCCGCTGCCTGGGCTTTCAG tTCTCCCCTACCCTCCGTCCGTTCTTGCAGACCGTTGTGATAAGCATGGTTTCCTATGGGGAGGCGTACGGTAAACAACAGTCTGGCCTCg gaaTGGCGGCCCTTTCCCTCCTCACGTCAGGGAAGTACGTCATCGATCCAGAGCTGCGCGGCACCGAGTTCGAACGCATCACCCAGAATCTGGACATGCAGTTCTGGAAATCTTTCTGGAACCTGACGGAGTCCGGCCTTATAACA GGCTTCAACAGAATCGCCTCTAACCCAGTAAAGGTCAACTTCACCCTCACGCTGCCTCCCGTCTCGCTGCGCCTCCCCCTGGCCTCCGACCCCAACCTGTCCGTCGCCGTGTCGCCTCCCATCGCCCACTGGGGCCCCGGGCCGGTCCACGTGAGGCTGATCTCTTATGAGCTCCGAGAAGGACAG GACAGCGAAGagcttctgtctttctcccGGACCGACCCTCCTCCCATCTCCATGTCCCAGCTCCCCTGGGTGCAGAAGCAGCCTCTTTCCCCGTCGCTGCTCATCCACTTCCACGGCGGAGGCTTCGTGGCCCAGACGTCCAGATCTCATGAG AATTATCTCCGGAGCTGGTCCAAGGAGCTGAACGTCCCCGTCCTCTCCGTCGACTACTCCCTGTCTCCTGAGGCGCCTTTTCCCAGAGCGCTGGAGGAGTGTTTCTACGCCTACTGCTGGGCTTTGAATAACTGTCACCTCCTGG GCTCCACCGCCGAGCGGATTTGTCTGGCCGGGGACAGCGCCGGGGGAAACCTCTGCATCACCGTGTCCATGAAGGCCATGTCCACCGGCATCCGAGTCCCCGACGGCATCATGGCCGCCTACCCCGCCACCCTGCTCACCACTGACGCCTCGCCCTCGCGCCTGCTCACGCTCATCGACCCGCTGTTGCCCCTGGGTGTCCTCGCGAAATGCATTAACGCCTATGCAG GTGAGGACTGCCAGACGGTGCAGACCGCGGCGGGAAGCGGCAGCCTGAGCTCTCTGGGCAGAGACACGGCCATGCTGCTCAGCGACCTCACCCAGGGCGCCTCCAACTGGATCCAGTCCTTCCTGGACCCGATGCGGACTTCGGGCGGGACGCGCTCCCTGTCGGAGAGGAGGGGCGACTCCGGCGGCGGGACGTCCGGCCCCGTCTCATCGCCGGACTCCGGTTCGGAAACCATCGCTCCCTACCCAGAAGGCTTTGAGCCCCTGCGCTCCGAGTGCCTGGCTTTTATCCGCCCGACGACCTGCCCCGTCATCAGGAACCCGTTTGTGTCGCCTCTGCTGTCTCCAAACAACCTGCTGCGAGGCCTCCCGCCCGTACACATAGTG GCCTCTGCTCTGGATGCCTTGCTGGATGACTCTGTGATGTTTGCCAAGAAGCTGCGGTCCATCGGTCAGCCCGTGAGCCTGACGGTGGTGGAGGACCTGCCTCACGGGTTCCTCAGCCTGTCGCAGCTCGCCAAGGAGACGGACGTCGCCGCGGACATCTGCGTGGCTCGGATGCGGGAGGTTTTCCGGCAGGAAAGCCCGACGCACACTCCCCACAAACGGCCAAAGCTGGAAGAGACTTACCAGAGTGTAAATCCATCCGGCTGA
- the ddx61 gene encoding probable ATP-dependent RNA helicase ddx6: protein MATARTESVGPVVMGLNKQNGQLRGQTKPASVQQAPTTQGKTLGALQKVGGGPQDAGGIKFGDDWKRSLHLPPKDTRVKTSDVTATKGNEFEDYCLKRELLMGIFEMGWEKPSPIQEESIPIALSGRDILARAKNGTGKSGAYLIPLLERIDLKKDHIQAMVMVPTRELALQVSQICIQISKHLGGVKVMATTGGTNLRDDIMRLDETVHVVIATPGRILDLIKKGVAKVDRVQMMVMDEADKLLSQDFVVLIEDIISFLAKNRQILLYSATFPISVQKFMAKHLQKPYEINLMEELTLKGITQYYAYVTERQKVHCLNTLFSRLQINQSIIFCNSTQRVELLAKKITQLGYSCFYIHAKMMQEYRNRVFHDFRNGLCRNLVCTDLFTRGIDIQAVNVVINFDFPKNAETYLHRIGRSGRFGHLGLAINLITSEDRFNLKAIEDQLVTDIKPIPSSIDKSLYVAEFHSGGADCEVEEVEEKPGRQQDST from the exons ATGGCGACCGCCAGAACAGAAAGCGTTGGCCCAGTCGTTATGGGACTGAATAAGCAGAACGGGCAGCTCAGAGGACAGACCAAACCAGCTTCAGTTCAGCAGGCGCCCACAACTCAAGGAAAGACTTTGGGTGCTCTTCAAAAAGTGGGTGGCGGCCCTCAGGACGCAGGAGGAATAAAGTTCGGAGACGACTGGAAAAGGAGCCTACATCTCCCTCCCAAAGACACCAGGGTCAAAACCTCA GATGTGACGGCCACCAAGGGAAATGAGTTTGAAGATTATTGTCTCAAAAGAGAACTCCTGATGGGCATCTTTGAGATGGGTTGGGAGAAACCTTCACCTATCCAG gaggagagcaTTCCCATCGCCCTGTCTGGACGGGACATTCTGGCTCGGGCCAAGAACGGGACGGGGAAAAGTGGCGCTTATCTGATCCCACTGCTGGAGAGGATAGACCTGAAGAAGGACCACATACAGG ccaTGGTCATGGTGCCGACCCGTGAGCTGGCTCTGCAGGTGAGCCAGATCTGCATCCAGATCAGCAAGCACCTGGGAGGCGTCAAAGTCATGGCCACCACCGGGGGCACCAACCTGCGAGATGACATCATGCGCCTGGACGAGACTG TGCACGTGGTCATTGCCACACCTGGTAGGATCCTGGACTTGATAAAGAAGGGAGTGGCCAAGGTGGATAGGGTCcagatgatggtgatggatgaG GCGGATAAGCTGCTGTCTCAGGATTTTGTGGTGCTCATCGAGGATATCATTAGCTTCCTGGCCAAGAACAGGCAGATCCTGCTCTACTCTGCAACCTTCCCCATCAGCGTGCAGAAGTTCATG GCTAAGCACCTTCAGAAACCCTACGAGATAAACCTGATGGAGGAGCTCACTCTGAAGGGCATTACTCAGTACTACGCCTACGTCACTGAGAGGCAAAAAGTCCACTGTCTCAACACACTATTCTCCAGG CTTCAGATCAACCAGTCAATCATCTTCTGTAACTCCACTCAGAGGGTGGAGCTTTTGGCCAAGAAGATCACTCAGCTGGGCTACTCCTGCTTCTACATTCATGCAAAAATGATGCAG gaataCAGAAACCGTGTGTTCCACGACTTCAGAAACGGACTTTGCAGAAACCTGGTCTGCACCG ATCTCTTCACCAGAGGAATCGACATCCAGGCCGTCAACGTGGTCATCAACTTCGACTTCCCTAAGAACGCTGAGACTTACCTGCATCGTATCGGAAGATCAG GGAGGTTCGGTCACCTGGGCTTGGCCATAAACCTCATCACGTCAGAGGACCGCTTCAACCTGAAGGCCATCGAAGACCAGCTGGTGACCGACATCAAGCCCATCCCCAGCAGCATCGACAAGAGCCTCTACGTGGCCGAGTTCCACTCGGGCGGCGCCGACTGTgaagtggaggaggtggaggagaagccGGGACGCCAGCAGGACAGCACCTAA
- the LOC125020044 gene encoding trypsin-2-like, protein MRTVADVQAGAAMPFSLFFFVLVATDAALGFDDKIVGGYECRPHSVPWQVSLNNGWHYCGGTLISDRWVVSAAHCYKDGDIEVRLGEHHIGYKDGPEQFIAPAAVIRHPDYDRYTINNDIMLIKLAQPAKFDEYVQPVALPGSCASAGTQCLVSGWGATKSPFGCLKCLHCLDLPILSQEDCERSYPDRITSSMLCAGFLQGGKDSCQGDSGGPLVCDGELQGVVSWGWGCAEENRPGVYAKVCHFTDWIHSTMASH, encoded by the exons ATGAGAACGGTGGCAGACGTCCAAGCCGGAGCCGCGATGCcgttctctctgtttttctttgtgttggtGGCGACAGACG CTGCCCTCGGCTTCGATGACAAGATTGTCGGCGGCTACGAGTGCAGGCCTCACTCCGTCCCCTGGCAGGTGTCCCTCAACAACGGCTGGCACTACTGCGGGGGAACCCTGATCAGTGACCGCTGGGTCGTCAGCGCTGCACACTGCTACAA AGACGGGGACATCGAGGTCCGTTTGGGTGAGCACCACATCGGCTACAAGGACGGCCCCGAGCAGTTCATCGCCCCCGCCGCCGTCATCCGCCACCCGGACTACGACCGCTACACCATCAACAACGACATCATGCTGATTAAACTTGCACAGCCGGCGAAGTTTGACGAGTACGTGCAGCCGGTGGCGCTGCCCGGCAGCTGTGCGTCAGCCGGGACCCAGTGTTTGGTGTCCGGGTGGGGAGCCACCAAGAGCCCCT TCGGGTGTCTGAAATGTCTCCACTGCCTGGACCTGCCCATCCTGTCCCAGGAGGACTGTGAGCGCTCCTATCCCGACAGGATCACCTCCTCCATGCTCTGTGCCGGCTTCCTCCAGGGAGGAAAGGACTCCTGCCAG GGAGATTCTGGAGGTCCTCTGGTGTGTGACGGGGAACTTCAAGGTGTGGTGTCCTGGGGATGGGGCTGCGCTGAGGAAAATCGTCCCGGAGTTTACGCCAAG GTCTGTCACTTCACCGACTGGATCCACTCCACCATGGCCTCCCACTGA